From Rubrivirga sp. SAORIC476, a single genomic window includes:
- a CDS encoding T9SS type A sorting domain-containing protein has translation MPSLFRPALLTLLLAAFASPATGQGTASLIADLDPGPAGSSPLSFSEIDGNLYFTSILPETGRELFVHDPAAGTTVLAADIRPGTVGSSPADLTVFDGRLYFSASTDATGFELFVYDPATETASLVADLTPGAANGAPSGFTALGGRLYFSATTPATGYELFVYDPATGSVTLAADIRAGSNSSLPSDFEVLGDRLYFRATLPARGTELFVYDPATGAASLAVDIEPGSGNSSPTELTTIGDRLYFRAFSGSSGAELFVYNATLGVAEMIADVEPGAESSFPVGLAEYDGLLYFSTISAGTRDDFWTYDLNTKLVASDDVVTGTGISLDGFTKVWIDGRLYFRGTTPATGSEIFVHDPAMGTTQLAAEVNPGPESSAPNSITGIGDRLYVTGYTEETGYEPFVIVPSPSSLEIAIDGPAGFRFLGAPTDGLTVDDLAAQALVRGVPGYRPAISPNLWTRYDAATSTWVASDGTGEVLQPGHAFRWFFAGDPATGDIADPFTLSADPPAHTTPVEVTLDTAGDRYNFLANPFGRPLDLSTLASWPGSRNVVPVTWAYDPATRGWVADPGVIAPWVGFRVRARIPRANGAPRTLQIPTDAARGRTDARPRSEAALAFTLTGTTPDGTPLADRALTLVFSEDARAAFDADEDARKFQVPAERYALIGARTGDAFVGYDVRPFADAEIPLAIEARGTAATVTLAWDASALPDGLPAVLVDLVTGAETDVRAQSAVTIEVAPLAAHTEVPETDFADGTEATDRFVLRIGTPRLSAQAPISEVALTGIAPNPSAGEARVTFAVPEAGPVRLTVLDVRGRAVATLADGPMAAGPHEARLSGALAAGVYVVRLEAAGTVVTRQAVVVR, from the coding sequence ATGCCGTCTCTCTTCCGGCCCGCCCTTCTCACGCTGCTGCTGGCCGCTTTCGCGTCTCCGGCCACCGGACAGGGCACGGCATCGCTCATCGCCGACCTCGACCCCGGCCCAGCGGGCTCGTCACCGCTCTCCTTCAGCGAGATCGACGGCAACCTCTACTTCACGTCGATCCTGCCCGAGACCGGGCGCGAGCTCTTCGTCCACGACCCGGCCGCAGGCACCACCGTGCTCGCCGCCGACATCCGCCCCGGTACCGTCGGGTCGAGCCCGGCCGACCTCACGGTGTTCGACGGTCGCCTGTACTTCAGCGCGTCCACCGACGCGACGGGGTTCGAGCTCTTCGTCTACGACCCGGCCACGGAAACGGCCTCGCTCGTCGCCGACCTGACCCCCGGTGCCGCCAACGGGGCCCCGTCGGGGTTCACGGCTCTCGGGGGGCGCCTCTACTTCTCCGCCACCACGCCTGCGACCGGCTACGAGCTCTTCGTCTATGACCCGGCGACAGGCTCGGTCACGCTCGCGGCCGACATCCGCGCCGGGAGCAATAGCTCCTTGCCCTCGGACTTCGAGGTGCTCGGCGACCGCCTGTACTTCCGCGCGACCCTGCCCGCCCGAGGGACTGAGCTGTTCGTGTACGACCCGGCCACGGGAGCGGCCTCGCTCGCGGTCGACATCGAGCCCGGAAGCGGCAACTCGAGCCCGACCGAGCTCACGACAATCGGGGACCGCCTCTACTTCCGCGCATTCTCGGGCTCGTCTGGCGCCGAGCTCTTCGTCTACAACGCCACGCTGGGGGTGGCGGAGATGATCGCCGACGTCGAGCCCGGAGCCGAGAGTTCGTTCCCGGTCGGCCTCGCGGAGTACGACGGCCTCCTCTACTTCAGCACGATCTCCGCGGGCACCCGGGACGATTTCTGGACCTACGACCTGAACACCAAGCTGGTCGCGAGCGACGACGTCGTCACCGGGACCGGCATCTCGCTGGACGGCTTCACGAAGGTGTGGATCGACGGCCGCCTGTACTTCCGCGGGACGACGCCGGCGACGGGGTCGGAGATCTTCGTCCACGACCCGGCGATGGGCACGACCCAGCTCGCGGCGGAGGTCAACCCCGGACCCGAGAGCTCGGCGCCGAACTCCATCACGGGGATCGGAGACCGTCTCTACGTCACCGGCTACACGGAGGAGACCGGCTACGAGCCGTTCGTCATCGTGCCGAGCCCCTCGTCTCTGGAGATCGCCATTGACGGCCCTGCCGGGTTCCGCTTCCTCGGTGCCCCCACCGACGGCCTCACGGTCGACGACCTCGCCGCTCAGGCCCTGGTCCGCGGCGTGCCCGGCTACCGCCCGGCCATCTCGCCCAACTTGTGGACGCGCTACGACGCCGCCACGAGCACCTGGGTGGCGTCGGACGGCACCGGCGAGGTGCTTCAGCCGGGCCATGCCTTCCGGTGGTTCTTCGCGGGCGACCCGGCGACCGGCGACATCGCAGATCCGTTCACGCTCTCCGCCGACCCGCCTGCTCACACGACGCCCGTGGAGGTCACCCTCGACACGGCAGGCGACCGGTACAACTTCCTCGCCAACCCGTTCGGGAGGCCGCTCGACCTGTCGACGCTCGCCTCGTGGCCGGGGTCGCGCAACGTCGTGCCGGTGACCTGGGCCTACGACCCGGCGACGCGCGGCTGGGTCGCCGACCCCGGCGTGATCGCCCCCTGGGTCGGCTTCCGGGTCCGCGCGCGCATCCCGCGGGCCAACGGCGCCCCGCGGACGCTCCAGATCCCGACGGACGCGGCCCGGGGGCGCACCGACGCGAGGCCTCGCTCGGAGGCCGCCCTCGCCTTCACCCTCACCGGCACCACCCCCGACGGCACGCCGCTCGCCGACCGCGCGCTGACGCTCGTCTTCTCGGAGGACGCCCGGGCCGCCTTCGACGCCGACGAGGACGCCCGGAAGTTCCAGGTGCCCGCCGAGCGCTACGCCCTGATCGGCGCCCGGACGGGCGACGCGTTCGTCGGCTACGACGTGCGTCCGTTCGCCGACGCCGAGATCCCGCTGGCCATCGAGGCGCGCGGCACGGCCGCGACAGTCACGCTGGCGTGGGACGCCTCGGCGCTGCCCGACGGCCTGCCCGCCGTGCTGGTCGACCTCGTGACCGGCGCCGAGACCGACGTGCGGGCTCAGTCGGCGGTGACGATCGAGGTCGCGCCCCTCGCAGCCCACACCGAGGTGCCGGAGACCGACTTCGCGGACGGCACGGAGGCCACGGACCGCTTCGTGCTGCGGATCGGCACGCCGCGCCTCTCCGCCCAGGCGCCGATCTCCGAGGTCGCGCTGACCGGCATCGCGCCGAACCCGTCGGCAGGCGAGGCTCGGGTGACGTTCGCTGTCCCCGAGGCGGGCCCGGTGCGGCTGACGGTGCTCGATGTGCGCGGCCGCGCGGTGGCGACGCTGGCGGACGGCCCGATGGCGGCCGGACCGCACGAGGCGCGGCTGAGCGGGGCGCTGGCGGCGGGCGTGTACGTGGTGCGCCTGGAAGCCGCCGGGACGGTCGTCACGCGACAGGCCGTCGTCGTGCGCTGA
- a CDS encoding carboxypeptidase regulatory-like domain-containing protein, producing the protein MRLLLCSALLALLAAPAVHAQTEAGGLGTLAGRVTDAETGMPVMGAGVVLPELGIGAVSQRDGSYTIADVPAGTHAVRVGAYRYHLDPTTEVVVAGETTLDLPIRPGAGVGCEVVHEHGEDGSHMERPVEDAE; encoded by the coding sequence ATGCGCCTCCTCCTCTGCTCCGCGCTGCTCGCCCTGCTGGCGGCCCCCGCCGTCCACGCCCAGACCGAGGCGGGCGGCCTCGGCACACTGGCGGGCCGCGTCACCGACGCCGAGACCGGGATGCCGGTCATGGGCGCGGGCGTCGTGCTCCCAGAGCTGGGCATCGGCGCGGTGTCGCAGCGCGATGGGAGCTACACGATCGCGGACGTGCCCGCGGGAACGCACGCGGTCCGCGTGGGCGCCTACCGCTACCACCTCGACCCGACCACCGAGGTCGTCGTCGCGGGCGAGACGACCCTCGACCTGCCGATCCGGCCCGGCGCGGGCGTCGGCTGCGAGGTCGTCCACGAGCACGGCGAGGACGGCAGCCACATGGAGCGGCCGGTCGAGGACGCGGAGTAA
- a CDS encoding PLP-dependent aspartate aminotransferase family protein, which yields MRLPPDMPERRPETDLMHHGEDRARYHGAVVPPLFQNSLFTFEDWDAIDAAFDDRTGAYLYSRLGNPTVRLAEEKLARLAGGGRARLFGSGMAAISAAILSSVDAGDHVVAVRTIYGPANNLLNVYLARKMGVTTTFVSGEDPAEVEAAITDRTRLIYLESPSSAVFALQDLAAVAEIARARGIRTVIDNTWATPLFQQPLALGIDLEVHSCSKYLGGHSDLLGGAVIGTTAAMDALAVAEGELLGGTMAPFEAWLLIRSLRTLPVRMRQHEANAIQVARFLESHLGVHRVFYPGLESHPQHALARKQMSGTTGLMGFELATDDLGAIKWFVDGLRVFQLGVSWGGHESLVYAPAISYLKELPPERFAALGIAAGTMRISVGLEHAHDLVADLGQALDGMEA from the coding sequence ATGCGTCTGCCCCCTGACATGCCCGAGCGCCGCCCCGAGACCGACCTGATGCACCACGGCGAGGACCGCGCGCGGTACCACGGCGCCGTCGTGCCGCCGCTGTTCCAGAACTCGCTGTTCACCTTCGAGGACTGGGACGCCATCGACGCCGCCTTCGACGACCGCACGGGCGCGTACCTGTACTCCCGCCTCGGCAACCCGACGGTGCGCCTCGCGGAGGAGAAGCTGGCGCGTCTGGCGGGCGGCGGGCGGGCGCGGCTGTTCGGCTCCGGCATGGCCGCCATCTCGGCCGCCATCCTGTCGAGCGTCGACGCGGGCGACCACGTCGTCGCCGTGCGGACGATCTACGGGCCGGCCAACAACCTGCTCAACGTCTACCTCGCCCGGAAGATGGGCGTCACCACCACGTTCGTCTCGGGCGAGGACCCCGCCGAGGTGGAGGCGGCCATCACGGACCGGACGCGGCTGATCTACCTCGAAAGCCCCTCGTCGGCCGTGTTCGCGCTGCAGGATCTGGCGGCGGTCGCCGAGATCGCGCGGGCGCGCGGCATCCGGACCGTGATCGACAACACGTGGGCGACGCCGCTCTTCCAGCAGCCGCTGGCGCTGGGCATCGACCTGGAGGTCCATTCGTGCTCGAAGTACCTCGGCGGGCACAGCGACCTGCTGGGTGGCGCGGTGATCGGGACGACCGCGGCGATGGACGCGCTGGCCGTCGCCGAGGGGGAATTGCTGGGGGGCACGATGGCGCCGTTCGAGGCGTGGCTCCTGATCCGCAGCCTGCGCACGTTGCCAGTCCGTATGCGGCAGCACGAGGCGAACGCGATCCAGGTGGCGCGCTTCCTGGAAAGCCACCTGGGCGTCCACCGCGTGTTCTACCCCGGCCTGGAGAGCCACCCGCAGCACGCGCTCGCCCGGAAGCAGATGTCGGGCACGACCGGCCTGATGGGCTTCGAACTCGCCACCGACGACCTCGGCGCTATCAAGTGGTTCGTGGACGGGCTCCGCGTGTTTCAACTGGGCGTCAGCTGGGGCGGGCACGAGAGCCTCGTCTACGCGCCCGCGATCAGTTACCTCAAGGAGCTGCCGCCGGAGCGGTTCGCCGCGCTCGGCATCGCCGCCGGGACGATGCGCATCTCGGTCGGCCTGGAGCACGCCCACGACCTCGTGGCCGACCTCGGGCAGGCGCTGGACGGGATGGAGGCGTAG
- the nhaC gene encoding Na+/H+ antiporter NhaC has protein sequence MTFGQALAPILFLLGLVVYGLILRPQVFGQAALPLEVVFVLAATFAIGELMALGHGWAEIQEAVVQKLTRALPAFFIFFAIGMIIGSWMVAGTIPMLVYYGLTLLHPSVLYLAAFLIPVVFSTLTGTSWGSAGTVGVVILGIAGAMGANLGIAAGAVIGGAYFGDKLSPLSDTTNIAALAADVTVYEHIQSMLVTTVPSALVACTAYAVLGVVVPPTMTTAGADSLVPFLDALDAVFSFHVLLVLPPLIVLVGSIRRMPTVPVLVVSTLVACALALIVQPFTLGDVAQSVARGFDVSMAPWAAGLPENVTTLLNRGGLFALIDAVVIALLVFVFIGAMDHVGALDTVVSRAVRFARTRRAAILATLAAAGVTNALTSNQYATSFIVADAFKARYDRLGIPRKVLSRSLEDYGTMIETVVPWTPSAVFMIATLGVPYAAYAPWQLLTLVNLVVAPTLAVLGVGCFYTSAEAPSASDASAP, from the coding sequence GTGACGTTTGGGCAGGCGCTCGCGCCGATCCTGTTCTTGCTCGGGCTCGTCGTCTACGGGCTGATCCTGCGGCCGCAGGTGTTCGGGCAGGCCGCGCTGCCGCTGGAGGTCGTGTTCGTGCTCGCGGCCACGTTCGCGATCGGCGAACTGATGGCGCTGGGGCACGGCTGGGCCGAGATCCAGGAGGCCGTCGTCCAGAAGCTGACTCGGGCGCTGCCGGCCTTCTTCATCTTCTTCGCCATTGGCATGATCATCGGCAGCTGGATGGTGGCCGGGACGATCCCGATGCTCGTCTACTATGGGCTGACGCTGCTCCACCCGTCGGTGCTCTATCTGGCTGCGTTCCTGATCCCGGTCGTGTTCTCGACGCTGACCGGCACGTCGTGGGGCTCGGCGGGGACCGTCGGCGTGGTCATCCTCGGGATCGCGGGCGCGATGGGGGCGAACCTGGGCATCGCGGCGGGCGCAGTGATCGGGGGCGCCTACTTCGGCGACAAGCTCTCGCCGCTCTCCGACACGACCAACATCGCGGCGCTGGCCGCCGACGTGACGGTCTACGAGCACATCCAGTCGATGCTCGTCACCACGGTCCCCTCGGCGCTCGTCGCGTGCACGGCCTACGCGGTCCTCGGGGTCGTCGTCCCGCCCACGATGACGACCGCCGGGGCGGACTCGCTCGTGCCGTTTCTCGACGCGCTCGACGCCGTGTTCTCGTTCCACGTCCTGCTGGTGCTGCCGCCGCTGATCGTGCTCGTGGGCTCCATCCGCCGGATGCCGACCGTCCCGGTGTTGGTCGTGTCGACCCTCGTCGCGTGTGCGCTCGCGCTGATCGTCCAGCCGTTCACCCTGGGCGACGTGGCCCAGTCGGTCGCGCGCGGGTTCGACGTCTCGATGGCGCCGTGGGCGGCCGGCCTGCCCGAGAACGTGACGACGCTCCTCAACCGCGGCGGCCTGTTCGCGCTGATCGACGCGGTCGTGATCGCGCTGCTGGTGTTCGTGTTCATCGGGGCGATGGACCACGTCGGCGCGCTGGACACGGTCGTCAGCCGGGCGGTGCGCTTCGCGCGGACGCGCCGGGCGGCCATCCTCGCCACGCTCGCCGCGGCGGGCGTCACGAATGCGCTCACCTCGAACCAGTACGCCACCAGCTTCATCGTCGCGGACGCCTTCAAGGCGCGCTACGACCGGCTCGGCATCCCCCGGAAGGTGCTCTCGCGGTCGCTGGAGGACTACGGGACGATGATCGAGACGGTCGTCCCGTGGACCCCCAGCGCGGTGTTCATGATCGCGACGCTGGGCGTCCCCTACGCCGCCTACGCGCCCTGGCAGCTCCTCACGCTCGTCAACCTCGTCGTCGCGCCGACGCTGGCGGTCCTGGGCGTCGGGTGCTTCTACACCTCCGCCGAGGCACCCTCCGCGTCCGATGCGTCTGCCCCCTGA
- a CDS encoding EamA family transporter, producing MTNDKTPPLAAVLAAFAALYVIWGSTYLGIRFAIETMPPFTMAGVRFVAAGAILYAWSRARGAVPATRPQWRTAVVVGACLLLGGNGGVTWAEQYVPSGVAALIVASTPMWMVLLDAVRLRAWPRPAVIAGLLLGLVGIWLLVGPSDLGSDPVDPVGALAVGAAAFFWAVGSIYQRGAPKAEATLLNVGMQMLAGGALLLLAGVVLGERLVLADVSAKSAGALAYLVFFGAIVGYSAYVWLLKVSTPAKASTYAYVNPIVAVLLGWALADEPLGPRVLSASVAVVAAVALITTARAAKTPVIAVSQSE from the coding sequence ATGACCAACGACAAGACGCCCCCGCTGGCCGCCGTCCTCGCCGCCTTCGCGGCGCTCTACGTCATCTGGGGGTCGACTTACCTCGGCATCCGGTTCGCCATCGAGACGATGCCGCCGTTCACGATGGCGGGCGTCCGCTTCGTGGCCGCGGGCGCGATCCTCTACGCGTGGTCGCGGGCGCGCGGCGCCGTCCCCGCCACCCGGCCCCAGTGGCGGACGGCGGTCGTCGTCGGGGCGTGTCTGCTGCTGGGCGGCAACGGCGGCGTGACGTGGGCCGAGCAGTACGTCCCGTCGGGCGTCGCGGCGCTCATTGTGGCCTCCACGCCGATGTGGATGGTGCTGCTGGACGCCGTCCGCCTGCGCGCGTGGCCGCGCCCGGCCGTGATCGCGGGCCTCCTGCTCGGGCTCGTCGGGATCTGGCTGCTGGTCGGCCCGAGCGACCTGGGCAGCGACCCGGTGGATCCGGTCGGCGCGCTGGCGGTCGGCGCGGCGGCGTTTTTCTGGGCCGTCGGCTCGATCTACCAGCGGGGGGCGCCGAAGGCCGAGGCGACGCTGCTCAACGTGGGCATGCAGATGCTGGCGGGCGGCGCGCTGCTCCTGCTCGCGGGCGTCGTGCTCGGCGAGCGGCTGGTGCTGGCCGACGTGTCGGCGAAGTCGGCCGGGGCGCTGGCGTACCTCGTGTTCTTCGGTGCCATCGTGGGCTACTCGGCGTACGTGTGGCTGCTGAAGGTGTCGACGCCGGCGAAGGCGTCGACCTACGCCTACGTGAACCCCATCGTGGCGGTGCTGCTGGGGTGGGCGCTGGCGGACGAGCCGCTGGGGCCGCGCGTGCTCTCGGCGTCGGTGGCGGTCGTGGCAGCCGTCGCGCTCATCACCACCGCGCGGGCGGCGAAGACGCCGGTCATTGCGGTCTCGCAGAGCGAGTAG
- a CDS encoding LLM class flavin-dependent oxidoreductase has translation MELGLFSFAEVPPDGTDTTRLRDLLEEIALADAVGLDVFGVGEHHRADYAASAPAMVLAAAAARTERIRLTSAVTVLSSDDPVRVFQDFATLDLLSNGRAEVLVGRGSFIESFPLFGYDLRDYDALFAEKLDLLLALRASERVTWSGRHRAALKDQPVYPRPIQEALPVWIAVGGTPASVVRAGRLGLPLALAIIGGQPHRFAPLIDLYRQAGAEAGHDPATLKVAISGHGFLADTPEAARDIAVDPFMATMGRIGKERGWPPPSRAQFDGEIALDGALVLGSPQEAIDKILYQHELFGHDRHLLQLTVGPIPHADVLRAIELFGTEVAPVVRREVGTSVVG, from the coding sequence ATGGAACTCGGCCTCTTCTCCTTCGCCGAGGTGCCGCCCGACGGCACCGACACGACCCGCCTCCGCGACCTGCTCGAAGAGATCGCCCTCGCCGACGCGGTCGGACTGGACGTGTTCGGCGTCGGCGAGCACCACCGGGCCGACTACGCGGCGTCGGCGCCTGCGATGGTGCTGGCAGCGGCGGCAGCGCGCACAGAGCGCATCCGCCTGACGAGCGCCGTCACGGTCCTGTCGTCCGACGACCCGGTCCGCGTGTTTCAGGACTTCGCGACGCTCGACCTGCTGTCGAACGGCCGGGCTGAGGTCCTGGTCGGCCGCGGCTCCTTCATCGAATCGTTTCCGCTGTTCGGGTACGACCTCCGCGACTACGACGCGCTGTTCGCCGAGAAGCTGGACCTGCTGCTGGCGCTCCGCGCGTCCGAGCGCGTGACGTGGAGCGGTCGCCATCGGGCGGCGCTGAAGGACCAGCCCGTGTACCCGCGCCCGATCCAGGAGGCCCTGCCGGTGTGGATCGCGGTCGGCGGGACGCCCGCCTCGGTGGTCCGCGCGGGGCGGCTGGGCCTGCCACTGGCGCTGGCCATCATCGGCGGGCAGCCGCACCGGTTCGCGCCGCTCATCGACCTCTACCGCCAGGCGGGCGCCGAGGCGGGCCATGACCCGGCGACGCTCAAGGTGGCGATCTCCGGCCACGGCTTCCTCGCTGACACGCCCGAGGCGGCCCGTGACATCGCCGTGGACCCGTTCATGGCGACGATGGGGCGCATCGGGAAGGAGCGCGGCTGGCCGCCGCCGTCGCGCGCCCAGTTCGACGGCGAGATCGCGCTCGACGGCGCGCTCGTGCTCGGCAGCCCGCAGGAGGCCATCGACAAGATCCTGTACCAGCACGAGCTGTTCGGCCACGACCGGCACCTGCTGCAGCTTACCGTCGGCCCGATCCCGCACGCGGACGTGCTGCGGGCGATCGAGCTGTTCGGGACGGAGGTCGCGCCGGTGGTACGGCGGGAGGTGGGTACGTCGGTGGTTGGCTAG
- a CDS encoding ATP-binding cassette domain-containing protein encodes MIRLRGVEKRYGADVALHPTNLDVARGEVVALLGTSGGGKSTLLRMILRLVVPDAGTVTVDGTEVAAVTADAVRRRTGYVVQGGGLFPHLTVRDNAALVARHLGWDDARIEARLTELADLTALAPALLDRFPGELSGGQRQRAALLRALVLGPDLLLLDEPLGALDPVTRDALQTDLRRLVADLGATVILVTHDLREAAVLADRVAVMDAGRIVQQGALADVAEAPATPFVEAFVEAQRYALP; translated from the coding sequence GTGATCCGGCTCCGCGGCGTCGAAAAACGCTATGGAGCGGACGTGGCGCTCCACCCGACCAACCTCGACGTGGCGCGCGGCGAAGTGGTCGCCCTGCTGGGCACCAGCGGCGGCGGCAAGTCGACCCTGCTGCGCATGATCCTCCGGCTGGTCGTCCCCGACGCCGGGACGGTGACGGTCGACGGCACCGAGGTGGCCGCAGTCACGGCCGACGCGGTCCGGCGGCGCACCGGCTACGTGGTCCAGGGCGGCGGCCTGTTCCCGCACCTGACCGTCCGCGACAATGCTGCGCTCGTGGCCCGCCACCTCGGCTGGGACGATGCCCGCATCGAGGCGCGGCTGACCGAGTTGGCGGACCTCACCGCGCTCGCGCCCGCCCTCCTCGACCGGTTCCCTGGCGAACTGTCGGGCGGCCAGCGGCAGCGCGCGGCCCTCTTGCGCGCCCTCGTCCTCGGCCCCGACCTCCTCTTGCTCGACGAGCCCCTGGGAGCCCTCGACCCTGTCACGCGGGACGCGCTCCAGACCGACCTCCGGCGCCTCGTCGCCGACCTCGGCGCGACCGTCATCCTGGTCACCCACGACCTCCGCGAGGCGGCCGTCCTCGCCGACCGCGTCGCGGTGATGGACGCCGGGCGGATCGTCCAGCAGGGCGCGCTGGCGGACGTGGCGGAGGCCCCGGCGACGCCGTTCGTGGAGGCCTTCGTCGAGGCCCAGCGGTACGCGTTGCCGTGA